The DNA segment GCTTTGTGCCGGCGATCCTGGCCCGTGAGGTCCTGATCAGAAGATCGCCGCTCAGGCCGGGGAAGTGGCTCTTTTTTCTTGTTGTATGCATCTGTCTTTCTTTCAGCGCTCTTTATGAGCTGATCGAATGGTGGTCGGCCTTGATACTGGGGCAGGGGGCTGACGCCTTTCTCGGCACGCAGGGAGATGCCTGGGACACGCAGTGGGATATGTTTCTTGCATTGATAGGGGCCATAACTGCACAAGTAGTCCTCAGCAGGCTCCACGACAGGGAGCTTGGCAGATCTATAC comes from the Nitrospirota bacterium genome and includes:
- a CDS encoding DUF2238 domain-containing protein, which gives rise to MTWVLEVAPVLIGIPLAVRTFGQFPLTPLLYRLIFLHSLVLMLGGHYTYANVPLGFWMQDLFHFSRNHYDRIGHFMQGFVPAILAREVLIRRSPLRPGKWLFFLVVCICLSFSALYELIEWWSALILGQGADAFLGTQGDAWDTQWDMFLALIGAITAQVVLSRLHDRELGRSIQA